In the genome of Actinomadura graeca, one region contains:
- a CDS encoding SDR family NAD(P)-dependent oxidoreductase, with protein sequence MTEIRLRSGGLGPYDLRGKVAVVTGASSGIGAATARALARAGAQVVAGYNSGRERADDVVRALPGDGHQALHLPIEDTPALEAAAAEVSGRFGAVHVLVNSAGSTAKVAHADLEAMTDELFDAMLRTNVRGPFAVTRTFVPLLRASGDAVVVNISSISGMTASGSNVGYCAAKAALDNLTMSLGRALGPAIRFVGVAPAAVETDFVAGRGRDAIAAQAASTPLKVLVHPDDIADAVLGVVRNMRVATGTTFVVDGGKHL encoded by the coding sequence ATGACAGAGATCCGGTTGCGCAGCGGCGGCCTCGGGCCGTACGACCTCCGCGGCAAGGTGGCCGTGGTGACGGGGGCGAGCAGCGGCATCGGCGCCGCCACCGCACGGGCCCTGGCACGGGCCGGCGCACAGGTGGTGGCCGGCTACAACAGCGGCCGGGAGCGCGCGGACGACGTCGTCCGTGCGCTCCCGGGGGACGGCCACCAGGCCCTTCACCTGCCGATCGAGGACACTCCGGCGCTTGAGGCCGCGGCGGCGGAGGTCTCCGGGCGCTTCGGCGCGGTCCACGTCCTGGTGAACTCGGCCGGTTCGACGGCGAAGGTCGCCCACGCCGACCTGGAGGCGATGACCGACGAGCTCTTCGACGCGATGCTCCGGACCAACGTGCGCGGCCCTTTCGCCGTCACCCGCACGTTCGTGCCGCTCCTGCGGGCGAGCGGCGACGCCGTCGTCGTCAACATCTCCTCGATCTCGGGCATGACCGCCTCGGGCAGCAACGTCGGGTACTGCGCGGCGAAGGCGGCCCTCGACAACCTCACCATGTCGCTGGGGCGCGCGCTCGGGCCCGCGATCCGGTTCGTCGGCGTGGCCCCCGCGGCCGTCGAGACGGACTTCGTCGCCGGACGGGGCCGTGACGCGATCGCCGCGCAGGCGGCGTCCACGCCGCTGAAGGTGCTGGTCCACCCCGACGACATCGCCGACGCCGTCCTCGGCGTGGTGCGGAACATGCGGGTCGCGACCGGGACCACCTTCGTGGTCGACGGCGGAAAGCACCTGTGA
- a CDS encoding NAD(P)/FAD-dependent oxidoreductase has protein sequence MDKSTLSHWWHKMETAHGGPIPERPALAQDDEADVAIVGAGYTGLYTALELLKSAPELKVVLLEANVAGYGASGRNGGAVIAQLNGSRAFWAGRGGRQAAIDMERAVQQAVTEVGEVITSEGIECGYAHNGVLMVARTELEARRFKAGVEDDRRYGFGPEDSRYLSRKEVLEKVNVDGAIGARWSSHCASVDGGRLARGLAAAVERRGGVIYENSPVIRIEPGRAITARATVRAEFVVRATEAYSESIKGQERTVVPIHTSMLATEVLTSEQIAELRWGGHEALLAEHPFLHLQFTSDDRITIGGDDPRVPYRWGSAPNPDGPATPKVRDHYYGQLIKLFPFLDGIKIADTWQGVFGTTKNWAPNVSLDRATGLAVAGGYVGEGLAPSNMAGRTMRDLILGRDTEMTRLPWTNMGSRKWEPEPLRYIGSGVIWAARALGDAKEHRAGKPSTLISIGNRTAGFTGHLG, from the coding sequence ATGGACAAGTCCACCCTGTCGCACTGGTGGCACAAGATGGAGACCGCTCACGGCGGCCCCATTCCCGAACGCCCTGCCCTCGCCCAGGACGACGAGGCGGACGTGGCCATCGTCGGCGCGGGCTACACCGGCCTCTACACGGCCTTGGAACTCCTCAAGTCCGCACCGGAACTGAAGGTCGTCCTGCTGGAGGCCAACGTCGCCGGGTACGGAGCGTCCGGCCGGAACGGCGGCGCCGTGATCGCCCAGCTCAACGGCTCGCGCGCGTTCTGGGCAGGGCGCGGCGGACGGCAGGCCGCGATCGACATGGAACGTGCCGTCCAGCAGGCCGTCACGGAGGTCGGCGAGGTCATCACCTCCGAGGGCATCGAGTGCGGCTACGCGCACAACGGCGTGCTGATGGTCGCCCGCACCGAACTGGAGGCCAGGCGCTTCAAGGCCGGGGTCGAGGACGACCGCCGGTACGGCTTCGGGCCCGAGGACTCCCGCTACCTCTCCCGGAAGGAGGTCCTGGAGAAGGTCAACGTGGACGGGGCGATCGGCGCGCGCTGGAGCTCCCACTGCGCCAGCGTCGACGGCGGCCGCCTCGCGCGCGGCCTGGCCGCGGCCGTGGAGCGGCGGGGCGGGGTGATCTACGAGAACTCCCCCGTGATCCGCATCGAGCCGGGCAGGGCGATCACGGCGCGCGCCACGGTCCGCGCCGAGTTCGTCGTCCGCGCCACCGAGGCCTACAGCGAGTCGATCAAGGGGCAGGAGCGCACCGTCGTCCCGATCCACACCTCGATGCTGGCCACCGAGGTCCTCACAAGCGAGCAGATCGCCGAGCTGCGCTGGGGCGGCCATGAGGCGCTGCTCGCCGAGCACCCCTTCCTCCACCTGCAGTTCACCAGCGACGACCGCATCACCATCGGCGGGGACGACCCGCGCGTGCCCTACCGGTGGGGTTCGGCGCCCAACCCGGACGGCCCCGCCACGCCGAAGGTCCGCGACCACTACTACGGGCAGCTCATCAAGCTGTTCCCGTTCCTGGACGGCATCAAGATCGCCGACACCTGGCAGGGCGTCTTCGGCACGACCAAGAACTGGGCCCCCAATGTCAGCCTGGACCGTGCCACCGGCCTCGCCGTCGCGGGCGGCTACGTGGGCGAGGGCCTCGCCCCGTCCAACATGGCGGGCCGGACGATGCGCGACCTCATTCTCGGCCGCGACACCGAGATGACCCGCCTGCCCTGGACGAACATGGGCAGCCGCAAGTGGGAGCCGGAGCCGCTGCGCTACATCGGCTCCGGTGTCATCTGGGCCGCGCGCGCTCTGGGCGACGCGAAGGAGCACCGCGCCGGCAAGCCGTCCACGCTCATCTCCATCGGCAACCGCACCGCCGGGTTCACCGGCCACCTCGGCTGA
- a CDS encoding MoaF C-terminal domain-containing protein, translating to MGYEDWESPDDLPLLAVGISRQTQYRAPFVDDLSGSELTLVNTAGARVSYVFDDAHRLRRTTADTITVDTATAGTATADTTTACEYDATVVRPGIYLVDIMIPAPREDAVAGLPGEETWAFDVDRGLVTSVTSYVHERPDGSRWVRSVDEHWFLDGTPGGAHPLSDGMVGKRVMWQYSDTDRYDHVYLNARNFAWQCVSGIEQGLTELDRTRAYEVAPDLYFFGWSEHVQPVESMLFVDLAEMRTHGRMFGWEARTGEILHHQFGAVGALLNVTTYPESLPAFTEPSG from the coding sequence ATGGGCTACGAGGACTGGGAATCGCCGGACGACCTGCCGCTTCTCGCAGTCGGCATCAGCCGGCAGACCCAGTACCGCGCGCCGTTCGTGGACGACCTGTCGGGAAGCGAGCTGACGCTCGTGAACACGGCCGGGGCGCGGGTCTCCTACGTCTTCGACGACGCCCACAGGCTGCGCCGGACCACCGCGGACACGATCACCGTGGACACGGCCACCGCCGGCACGGCCACCGCCGACACGACCACGGCCTGCGAGTACGACGCGACCGTGGTGCGCCCGGGGATCTACCTGGTCGACATCATGATCCCCGCCCCCCGTGAGGACGCGGTCGCCGGGCTGCCGGGCGAGGAGACGTGGGCGTTCGACGTCGACCGCGGCCTCGTCACGAGCGTCACGTCCTACGTCCACGAGAGGCCGGACGGCTCACGCTGGGTGCGCAGCGTCGACGAGCACTGGTTCCTCGACGGGACCCCCGGCGGAGCGCATCCCCTCTCGGACGGCATGGTCGGCAAACGCGTGATGTGGCAGTACAGCGACACCGACCGCTACGACCACGTCTACCTGAACGCCCGCAACTTCGCCTGGCAGTGCGTCTCGGGGATCGAGCAGGGGCTCACCGAACTCGACCGGACCCGCGCCTACGAAGTGGCCCCCGACCTGTACTTCTTCGGCTGGAGCGAGCACGTCCAGCCCGTCGAGTCCATGCTGTTCGTGGACCTCGCCGAGATGCGCACCCACGGACGCATGTTCGGCTGGGAGGCCCGGACCGGGGAGATCCTGCACCACCAGTTCGGCGCGGTCGGCGCCCTGCTCAACGTCACCACCTATCCCGAGTCACTGCCGGCCTTCACCGAACCCTCCGGCTGA